A portion of the Polaribacter cellanae genome contains these proteins:
- a CDS encoding dihydrodipicolinate synthase family protein, whose amino-acid sequence MSIQWNGVMPAVFTWLKESKSGALEIDHDITQKQAASILKIQGKGGSNMSGLVGSGTLGENSYLSTKQRLSLLKSLSEVAKDYKVPLISGAAAETKEELAKIVEGLATVGVDTVMVMPPKTKAIPSEKEMYEYYALSEATAKDVGVTIMPYNNPDAAGYHALSTELLLKLSVLPKVTALKISTIDVSIIETLMLENKDLKVLAGVDTVTVYAGLAGASGGITGVGTIFPKASVTMQEYVVNGEWAEANKISQALNSLSYLDAQPLLMEYLKLAMGIHHNDIAGGLRTFGKKLTQQQIDDVNARYILAKERLEVLDLIS is encoded by the coding sequence ATGAGTATACAATGGAATGGAGTAATGCCAGCCGTGTTTACATGGCTGAAAGAGTCAAAATCTGGCGCTCTTGAAATAGACCATGATATAACACAAAAACAGGCCGCAAGTATTTTAAAAATTCAAGGAAAAGGAGGAAGCAACATGAGTGGACTTGTAGGTTCTGGTACTTTAGGTGAGAATAGCTACCTGAGCACCAAACAGCGTCTTTCTTTACTTAAATCACTTTCTGAGGTTGCTAAAGACTACAAAGTTCCATTAATTAGTGGAGCTGCAGCAGAAACTAAAGAAGAACTGGCTAAAATCGTTGAAGGACTTGCAACAGTTGGAGTAGATACAGTTATGGTTATGCCACCAAAAACAAAAGCGATTCCTTCAGAAAAAGAAATGTATGAGTATTATGCACTTTCTGAAGCAACTGCAAAAGATGTAGGTGTAACAATTATGCCTTATAACAATCCTGATGCAGCTGGTTATCATGCGCTCTCAACCGAGCTTCTCTTAAAACTTTCTGTTCTTCCTAAAGTAACTGCTCTTAAAATATCCACTATAGATGTTTCAATTATTGAAACATTGATGTTAGAAAACAAAGATTTAAAAGTTTTGGCAGGAGTAGATACAGTTACTGTATATGCAGGACTCGCTGGAGCAAGTGGTGGTATTACAGGTGTAGGTACGATCTTTCCAAAAGCAAGTGTTACTATGCAGGAATATGTTGTAAATGGAGAATGGGCTGAGGCAAATAAAATTTCTCAGGCTTTAAATTCCTTATCGTATCTAGATGCGCAGCCACTACTTATGGAATATCTTAAGCTTGCTATGGGAATACATCACAATGATATTGCTGGAGGGTTGCGTACCTTTGGTAAGAAATTAACTCAACAGCAAATTGATGATGTGAATGCAAGATATATTTTAGCAAAAGAAAGACTTGAAGTTTTAGATTTAATAAGTTGA
- a CDS encoding AraC family transcriptional regulator, giving the protein MKVLPFQIPKPENDALVFQEDIEFSFYNKLHQHKEIQISFIVKGEGTLIVGDRINNYEAGNVLVLGSNLPHVFKSSENLKEKSHMITLFFTEDSFGNDFFDLQELNEINRFFEQAKHGFKIISDKNISTLFLMLKTASKLERFITLLQLLKQTISLKYESLSSFVYEKKYTAVEGKRMRAVFEFTMNNFTEEITLDGIASVASMTKNAFCKYFKKRTNKSYFRFLNELRIENASKLIVSNTDFTLAEIAYNSGFKNISNFNRHFKSIKKMSPSNYRKNYNS; this is encoded by the coding sequence ATGAAAGTACTTCCTTTTCAAATACCAAAACCCGAAAATGATGCGCTTGTTTTTCAAGAGGATATTGAGTTTTCTTTTTATAACAAACTGCATCAACATAAAGAAATTCAGATAAGTTTTATCGTAAAAGGTGAAGGAACTTTAATTGTTGGTGATAGGATTAATAATTATGAAGCTGGAAATGTTTTGGTTTTAGGCAGTAATTTACCTCATGTTTTTAAAAGCTCGGAAAATTTAAAAGAGAAGTCTCATATGATTACGCTCTTTTTTACGGAAGATTCTTTTGGAAATGATTTTTTCGATTTGCAAGAACTGAATGAAATAAATCGTTTTTTTGAACAAGCAAAACATGGTTTTAAAATAATTTCTGATAAAAATATTTCAACACTTTTTTTAATGCTGAAAACTGCTTCTAAATTAGAGCGATTTATTACATTATTACAACTTCTTAAACAAACGATTTCTTTAAAATACGAGAGCTTGTCTTCTTTTGTTTACGAAAAAAAATATACAGCTGTAGAAGGAAAAAGAATGCGAGCTGTTTTCGAGTTTACCATGAATAATTTTACGGAAGAAATTACTTTAGACGGAATTGCAAGTGTTGCTTCGATGACAAAAAATGCTTTTTGTAAATATTTTAAAAAAAGGACAAATAAAAGCTATTTTCGTTTTTTAAATGAATTAAGAATTGAAAATGCAAGTAAATTAATTGTTTCAAATACCGATTTTACGTTGGCAGAAATTGCCTATAATTCTGGTTTTAAAAATATTTCTAATTTTAATCGGCATTTTAAAAGTATCAAAAAAATGAGTCCTTCTAATTATCGAAAAAATTACAATTCTTAA
- a CDS encoding ATP-binding protein, translating into MKFFLKKILVTFFLFFASLTYSQEPVNFKKLDKIFQGNSKIEEDYLGYLWITSNEGIYKFNGYEYLFNSYDSIFTNFKKSNQKLLIKKDDKKNMWLSSLNGELIKIDTLNQIKKNNNDVAFSKRKIEITTIAPYNNEVWFGSEEGSLFKYSYNLEKIDSITSLPTSNKLAFKLTNIEFVDNNNFWVSTNTGKVYKYTIDKNKLEQLKLPTTLEASYLRIAIDGNKDLWISSDNGSVYKYNSKEKKYKEFLLSYKSNPVKSISNENFNMIISFFYDVNGFIWIGTDGDGLYKINVETGKLTLFKHQKNNRFSISNNSITSISQDRNGNLYFLDKTGLINILTKPNNNIKYYHGLKNNTPTSVLSIFKSSDKSIWLGTDGEGLNRILKNNENIHYSINEKGKRFFKARYIQSIEENPKGQIWLASYLNGLWVFKDGGFSKVSTPNESGKNNEEIRFLFKDSKNRIWSTSETSFNIFSEEKELLATFDYNSHGLKGMYSHGIVEDKNGDIFVVVNSGGLFKFNETKIFKDSYFKQILFNNKIQENLKKINIKSLTLGNDNSLWLVLYPGGLFNYNIETNTFASYENVENLKDLVIFSAIPDGENKLWLGTKKGIHKYNFKEDIIESFYQSDGLHGDSYNKRSVFKDSEGYIYFGGEHGVNAFLPEKLNKGISKAKLFINYLEILNKPANEIINNQLKNGLENLESLDLTANQSSFSFQFSAIENITNPNYYYAYKLEGFDKDWILSKKDRIATYTNIPSGNYTFKVKAGSKKGIWDIETKEINLIIRPYWWKSTLAYFIYAFLLLFVIYGIFLWFRLKKRLIEETLHNNQEKEIYAVKMNFFAKMSHEIQTPLTLILGPIADMLKRADSNGNTLLKQRLQIISNNANRLSRIATELMAIRNKELGRLRVYASENDLIAHLKKISLSFSEQARFKNIDFIQDYPNKKIFVWYDLDKIEHVLYNLLSNAFKFTPPEGTIKVFVEEHKKTIKISISDSGPGIPEKDLKDIFKLFYQSDLGKSRKGTGIGLALTKELINIHHGKIKVKSSSKEGTKFSISLSMDENVFTPEEKVNLDKNNLLSESSDNDFDLLNKDLIKKNIKEGDKKFTLLIVEDNVEMQIFLKDILTESYNLFIAENGKQGVELAEKKKPDLIISDIMMPIMDGVEMCSILKKKKSTSHIPIIFLTAKNSTSIKIEGLESGAIEFLRKPFNFYELTLKIHNILESQQQVISRYKLDVISTQEKNEIPSKDAQFLQSLVKELDKNIENPDFKLDELSRTLNMSYSVIYRKCIDITGKTLVEFVRSRRLKKGALLIVESGYNVSEAAYMVGYKDSRYFTKCFKENFGKTPKAFKTESKNTDLQAFLKKYKLH; encoded by the coding sequence ATGAAGTTTTTTTTAAAAAAAATATTAGTTACTTTTTTTTTGTTTTTTGCGAGTCTTACATACTCCCAAGAACCAGTTAATTTTAAAAAGTTAGATAAAATTTTTCAAGGAAATTCTAAAATTGAAGAAGATTATTTAGGGTATTTATGGATTACTTCTAACGAGGGGATTTACAAGTTTAATGGTTACGAATATCTATTTAATTCATACGATTCGATTTTTACTAATTTCAAAAAATCGAATCAGAAATTATTAATTAAAAAAGACGATAAAAAAAATATGTGGCTCTCTTCTTTAAATGGAGAGTTAATTAAAATAGATACTTTAAATCAAATAAAAAAAAATAATAACGATGTAGCATTTAGTAAAAGAAAAATAGAAATTACTACTATTGCTCCTTATAATAATGAAGTTTGGTTTGGTTCGGAAGAAGGCTCTCTTTTTAAATATAGTTATAATTTAGAAAAGATAGACAGTATTACGAGTTTACCAACAAGTAATAAACTGGCATTTAAACTTACAAATATCGAATTTGTCGATAATAATAATTTTTGGGTTTCGACAAACACAGGGAAAGTTTACAAGTATACTATCGATAAAAATAAGCTAGAACAATTAAAATTGCCTACAACTCTCGAGGCTTCATATTTAAGAATAGCAATAGATGGTAATAAAGATTTATGGATAAGTTCCGATAATGGAAGTGTTTATAAATATAACAGTAAAGAAAAAAAATATAAAGAATTTCTTCTAAGTTATAAGAGTAATCCTGTTAAGAGTATTTCAAATGAAAACTTTAATATGATTATTTCTTTTTTTTATGATGTAAATGGATTTATTTGGATAGGTACAGATGGAGATGGTTTATATAAAATTAATGTAGAAACTGGTAAATTAACACTCTTTAAGCATCAAAAAAACAATAGATTTTCTATTAGTAATAACTCTATAACATCTATTTCTCAAGATAGAAATGGAAATTTGTATTTTCTTGACAAGACTGGTCTGATAAATATTTTAACGAAACCAAATAATAATATAAAATACTACCATGGTTTAAAAAATAATACACCAACCTCTGTTCTTTCTATTTTTAAATCTTCGGATAAATCTATATGGTTAGGTACAGATGGAGAAGGTTTGAATAGAATTTTAAAAAATAATGAGAATATCCATTACAGTATTAATGAAAAAGGGAAAAGGTTCTTTAAAGCAAGATATATTCAAAGTATAGAAGAAAATCCAAAAGGGCAAATATGGTTGGCATCTTATTTAAACGGGCTCTGGGTTTTTAAAGACGGGGGTTTTTCTAAAGTAAGCACACCAAATGAATCTGGGAAAAATAATGAAGAGATAAGATTCTTATTTAAGGATTCTAAAAATAGAATTTGGAGTACTTCTGAAACTTCATTTAATATATTTTCAGAAGAAAAAGAATTGCTGGCCACTTTCGATTATAATAGTCATGGTCTAAAAGGAATGTATTCTCATGGAATAGTTGAAGATAAAAATGGAGATATTTTTGTTGTAGTAAACAGTGGTGGTTTATTTAAATTTAATGAAACTAAAATATTTAAAGATTCTTATTTTAAGCAAATTCTGTTTAATAATAAGATACAAGAAAATTTAAAAAAGATTAACATTAAATCTTTAACTTTAGGAAACGATAATTCTTTGTGGTTGGTGTTGTACCCAGGAGGTCTTTTTAATTATAATATCGAAACAAATACTTTTGCCTCTTACGAAAATGTAGAAAACTTAAAAGATTTGGTAATATTTTCTGCAATTCCAGATGGAGAAAATAAACTATGGTTAGGAACTAAAAAAGGAATTCACAAATATAATTTTAAAGAAGATATTATCGAATCTTTTTATCAATCTGATGGATTACATGGAGATAGTTACAATAAAAGAAGTGTTTTTAAAGACAGTGAAGGTTATATTTATTTTGGAGGAGAACATGGAGTAAATGCTTTTTTACCTGAAAAGCTAAATAAAGGTATTTCAAAAGCCAAACTTTTTATTAATTATCTAGAGATCTTAAATAAACCAGCCAATGAGATTATAAATAACCAATTAAAAAACGGATTAGAAAATCTAGAAAGCTTAGATTTAACAGCCAATCAATCTTCTTTCTCTTTTCAATTTTCTGCGATAGAAAACATTACAAACCCCAATTATTATTACGCTTATAAGTTAGAAGGTTTTGATAAAGATTGGATTTTATCAAAAAAAGATAGAATTGCGACCTATACAAATATTCCTTCTGGAAATTATACTTTTAAAGTAAAAGCAGGTTCTAAAAAAGGAATTTGGGATATCGAAACAAAAGAAATAAATCTAATAATAAGACCATATTGGTGGAAATCGACATTGGCGTATTTTATATATGCCTTTCTTCTTCTCTTTGTTATATATGGTATTTTTTTGTGGTTTCGATTAAAAAAAAGATTAATCGAAGAAACATTACATAACAATCAAGAAAAAGAAATTTACGCCGTTAAAATGAATTTTTTTGCAAAAATGTCTCATGAAATTCAAACTCCTTTAACCTTAATCTTGGGACCAATTGCAGACATGTTAAAAAGAGCCGATTCTAATGGAAATACCCTCTTAAAACAACGATTGCAAATAATTAGTAACAATGCAAACAGGCTTTCTAGAATAGCCACAGAATTAATGGCTATCAGAAATAAAGAACTGGGTAGGTTAAGGGTGTATGCATCAGAAAATGATTTGATAGCACATTTAAAAAAAATATCGTTATCTTTTTCTGAACAAGCAAGGTTTAAAAACATCGATTTTATTCAAGATTATCCCAATAAAAAAATATTTGTTTGGTACGATTTAGATAAAATAGAGCATGTCTTGTATAACTTATTATCCAATGCTTTTAAATTTACACCACCAGAAGGAACAATAAAGGTCTTTGTAGAAGAACATAAGAAAACAATTAAAATTTCGATATCAGATTCTGGACCAGGTATTCCAGAAAAAGATTTAAAAGATATTTTTAAATTATTCTATCAATCAGATTTAGGTAAAAGTAGAAAAGGAACAGGAATTGGATTGGCATTAACCAAAGAGTTAATTAATATTCATCATGGAAAAATAAAGGTAAAATCATCTTCAAAAGAAGGAACAAAATTTAGTATTTCTCTTTCTATGGACGAAAATGTTTTTACTCCAGAAGAAAAAGTAAATTTAGATAAGAACAACTTATTATCAGAATCTTCCGATAATGATTTCGATTTGTTAAATAAAGATTTAATTAAAAAAAACATAAAGGAAGGAGATAAAAAATTTACCTTATTAATTGTGGAAGATAATGTAGAAATGCAAATTTTTCTAAAAGATATCCTTACAGAAAGCTATAACTTATTTATTGCAGAAAACGGAAAACAAGGAGTTGAACTTGCAGAGAAAAAGAAGCCAGATTTAATAATTAGCGATATAATGATGCCAATTATGGATGGAGTAGAAATGTGTTCGATTTTAAAGAAAAAGAAATCGACATCTCATATTCCTATAATTTTCTTAACCGCAAAAAACTCAACCTCTATAAAAATCGAAGGCTTAGAATCTGGAGCCATTGAGTTTTTAAGAAAACCCTTTAATTTCTACGAACTAACTCTTAAAATTCACAATATTTTAGAATCTCAACAACAAGTAATCTCTAGATACAAATTAGATGTAATTAGTACTCAAGAAAAAAATGAAATACCTTCTAAAGATGCCCAGTTTTTACAGAGTTTAGTAAAAGAGTTAGATAAGAATATAGAAAACCCTGACTTTAAATTAGACGAGTTATCTAGAACATTAAATATGAGTTATTCTGTAATTTATAGAAAATGTATAGATATTACAGGAAAAACATTGGTCGAATTTGTAAGATCTAGACGTTTAAAAAAAGGAGCCTTATTAATCGTAGAAAGTGGTTATAATGTTTCTGAAGCCGCCTATATGGTTGGTTATAAAGATTCTAGATATTTTACAAAATGCTTTAAAGAAAATTTCGGTAAAACACCCAAAGCATTTAAAACAGAATCTAAAAATACCGATTTACAAGCGTTTTTAAAGAAATATAAACTCCATTAA